The Kineothrix sp. MB12-C1 genome includes a window with the following:
- the coaD gene encoding pantetheine-phosphate adenylyltransferase, whose translation MKKAIYPGSFDPVTFGHLDIIRRSASIFDELTVGVLNNNLKTPLFSVEERVKILQEATKDLPNVKIDSFSGLLVNYTKEKDIHVAVRGVRAITDYDYELQIAQTNHKLSGGELDTIFLTPNLEYAYLSSSGVKEIASFHGDISMCVPEFIVKLVYEKYGFGEE comes from the coding sequence ATGAAGAAAGCAATATACCCAGGAAGCTTTGACCCGGTTACCTTCGGTCATCTTGATATCATCCGGCGTTCAGCAAGTATTTTTGACGAATTAACGGTAGGTGTGTTGAATAATAACTTAAAGACTCCGTTGTTTTCTGTAGAAGAACGTGTTAAGATATTACAGGAAGCTACTAAGGATTTGCCGAATGTGAAGATAGATTCTTTCAGTGGATTGCTGGTTAATTATACGAAGGAAAAGGACATCCATGTAGCAGTTCGGGGCGTTAGGGCTATTACCGACTATGATTATGAACTGCAGATTGCCCAAACGAACCATAAGCTGTCGGGAGGGGAGTTGGATACAATATTTCTCACTCCTAATCTAGAGTATGCTTATTTGAGTTCCAGCGGTGTGAAAGAAATTGCAAGCTTTCATGGAGATATTTCCATGTGTGTTCCGGAATTTATTGTGAAGCTTGTTTATGAAAAATATGGATTCGGTGAAGAGTAA
- a CDS encoding DegV family protein, with protein MKLANIAIVTDSNSGITQVQAKELGLHILPMPFMINEETFFEDIDLSQEQFYERLAAGDQVVTSQPSPEAVMNLWNNLLDDYDEIVHIPMSSSLSGSCQSAIMLSHDYEGKVQVVDNQRISVTQRQAALDAIQLVKEGKSAVEIKEFLEKDKANSSVYIMLDTLYYLKKGGRITPAAAALGTLLKLKPVLQIQGGKLDAFAKARTTAQGKTIMTTAIKNDMINRFGGADKDNIWLQVAYAHNVEAAHAFKEELLQVFPGFDVHMAPLSLSVACHIGPGALAVACCKKN; from the coding sequence ATGAAATTGGCAAATATTGCAATTGTAACGGACAGCAACAGTGGAATTACGCAGGTACAGGCAAAGGAACTTGGGTTGCATATACTACCGATGCCTTTTATGATTAATGAAGAAACCTTTTTTGAAGATATTGATTTATCTCAAGAGCAGTTTTATGAAAGACTCGCTGCGGGAGATCAGGTGGTAACTAGCCAGCCTTCTCCGGAAGCGGTGATGAACTTATGGAATAATTTATTAGATGATTATGATGAAATCGTGCATATTCCTATGAGCAGCAGCCTTTCCGGCTCTTGCCAGAGTGCAATTATGCTTTCTCATGACTACGAAGGAAAAGTGCAGGTAGTCGATAATCAGAGAATCTCTGTAACACAGAGGCAGGCAGCTTTGGATGCTATTCAGTTGGTGAAAGAAGGAAAGAGTGCGGTAGAAATCAAAGAATTCCTGGAAAAGGACAAGGCTAATTCCAGTGTTTATATTATGTTGGACACCTTATACTATTTAAAAAAAGGCGGACGAATCACTCCGGCTGCAGCAGCACTCGGCACGCTCCTTAAGTTAAAGCCGGTATTGCAGATTCAAGGCGGAAAACTGGATGCGTTTGCCAAGGCACGTACTACAGCACAGGGCAAAACAATTATGACGACAGCCATTAAAAACGATATGATAAATCGTTTCGGCGGTGCAGATAAGGACAACATCTGGCTGCAGGTTGCTTATGCACACAATGTGGAAGCTGCTCATGCATTTAAGGAAGAGTTGCTCCAGGTATTCCCCGGATTCGATGTGCATATGGCGCCATTATCTCTTAGCGTGGCCTGCCATATAGGGCCAGGTGCTCTGGCAGTGGCCTGCTGTAAGAAGAATTAG
- the rsmD gene encoding 16S rRNA (guanine(966)-N(2))-methyltransferase RsmD: MRVIAGTARSLRLKTIPGQNTRPTTDRIKETLFNMMQPYIGDSVFLDLFAGSGGIGIEALSRGAKKVYFVENDKSAFACISENVKFTRFEEQSVLLKQDVLGALSMIGEKEVDLIFMDPPYLSGYERKVLSILSQKAYVTENTIIVMEAALESDFSYVEELGFEITKVKNYKTNKHVFVAREGD; encoded by the coding sequence ATGAGAGTAATAGCAGGAACGGCCAGAAGCCTGAGACTTAAGACGATTCCCGGGCAAAACACAAGGCCTACTACCGACAGAATAAAAGAAACCTTATTTAATATGATGCAGCCTTATATAGGTGATAGTGTATTTTTGGATTTGTTCGCTGGAAGCGGCGGTATTGGGATTGAAGCCTTAAGCCGTGGTGCGAAAAAGGTGTATTTTGTAGAAAATGATAAGTCAGCATTTGCCTGCATCAGTGAGAACGTAAAGTTTACTCGCTTTGAAGAGCAATCAGTTCTTTTAAAGCAGGACGTGCTTGGTGCTCTTTCCATGATAGGGGAGAAGGAGGTTGACCTTATTTTCATGGATCCCCCTTATCTTTCAGGCTATGAGCGAAAGGTTTTATCGATACTTTCTCAAAAAGCTTATGTGACGGAGAATACCATTATTGTTATGGAAGCCGCACTTGAAAGCGACTTTTCGTATGTTGAGGAACTTGGATTTGAAATTACGAAAGTAAAGAATTACAAAACGAATAAGCACGTATTCGTTGCAAGAGAAGGGGATTAG
- the recG gene encoding ATP-dependent DNA helicase RecG, which translates to MNDSTNIIDIKGVGEKTVKLFAKLNISNVGELLHEYPRDYETFQEPVMISEAPIGEVCSIRACLVGNISTKKAGNLTILNFVIKDAGGQVAMTYFNTPYVKSMLKKGLFYIFRGIPQMRGGRLIMEQAKIYKPEEYLKLTGILQPKYSLTAGLTNNMITKSVKQALSHYHFGEDYLPEDIKESQELISYEQAIEHIHFPPDYEKMLAARKRLVFDEFFLFILMLRKCREHNEVLTNSYPMMEVAQTNRLIEGLPYALTNAQQKVWEEIKEDLLSDRVMNRLIQGDVGSGKTILAFLALLMCVSNGYQSAFMAPTEVLARQHFEAVTELTKAHNLPFIPILLTGSMTVKEKKEAYKEIESGGVNLIIGTHALIQEKVNYHRLALVVTDEQHRFGVRQRETLAGKGENVHVIVMSATPIPRTLAIILYGDLDISIVDELPANRLPIKNAVVSTDYREKAYRFIEKEVQAGRQIYVICPMVEEGEIEGAENVISYTEKLKNVLSSNIQIAYLHGKMRPADKNKIMEAYAAHHIDVLVSTTVIEVGINVPNATVMMVENAERFGLAQLHQLRGRVGRGEHQSYCIFVSGSNKKQTMERLDILNHSNDGFFIAGEDLKLRGPGDLFGIRQSGLMDFKIGDIYQDSDVLKQAGECVDELLLKDEMLDNPMHLPLKQYLEKVINSVDFRTI; encoded by the coding sequence ATGAATGATAGTACGAATATTATTGATATTAAAGGTGTGGGAGAGAAGACGGTAAAGCTTTTTGCAAAGCTTAATATAAGTAATGTAGGAGAACTTTTACACGAATATCCAAGAGATTATGAGACTTTTCAGGAGCCTGTTATGATTAGCGAGGCGCCTATTGGGGAGGTTTGTTCGATACGTGCCTGCCTTGTAGGTAATATTAGCACGAAAAAGGCAGGTAATCTGACTATACTGAATTTTGTCATTAAGGATGCAGGCGGACAAGTTGCTATGACATACTTTAATACTCCTTATGTAAAAAGTATGTTGAAAAAGGGACTTTTCTATATTTTTCGCGGAATTCCTCAGATGAGGGGCGGCCGGTTAATTATGGAGCAGGCGAAAATATATAAACCGGAAGAATATCTCAAACTAACCGGAATTTTGCAGCCTAAATATTCTCTTACAGCCGGACTGACGAACAATATGATTACAAAGTCTGTAAAGCAGGCATTGTCCCATTATCATTTTGGCGAGGACTATTTACCGGAGGATATCAAAGAGTCTCAAGAACTTATTTCCTATGAACAGGCGATAGAACATATTCATTTTCCGCCCGACTATGAAAAGATGCTGGCGGCCAGAAAGCGGCTTGTGTTCGATGAGTTCTTTTTATTCATATTAATGCTTCGCAAATGTAGAGAGCACAATGAAGTTCTTACGAACTCTTATCCAATGATGGAGGTCGCTCAGACGAATCGGTTAATCGAAGGGCTTCCTTATGCGTTGACCAATGCCCAGCAAAAGGTATGGGAAGAAATCAAGGAAGATTTATTGAGCGACAGAGTGATGAATAGACTCATACAAGGCGATGTTGGATCCGGTAAGACAATTCTTGCCTTTCTTGCTCTTTTAATGTGTGTATCCAACGGCTATCAAAGTGCTTTCATGGCTCCGACCGAAGTGTTGGCAAGGCAGCATTTCGAAGCAGTAACAGAACTTACAAAAGCACATAATCTGCCTTTTATTCCTATATTACTGACCGGTTCTATGACTGTGAAAGAAAAAAAAGAGGCATATAAAGAAATAGAAAGCGGCGGCGTCAACTTGATTATCGGCACACATGCGCTTATCCAGGAGAAGGTCAACTACCACAGGCTCGCTCTCGTAGTAACGGATGAGCAGCATCGCTTCGGAGTGAGACAGAGGGAAACCCTTGCGGGAAAAGGAGAGAATGTACACGTTATAGTAATGAGTGCGACCCCTATTCCTCGAACTCTCGCCATTATTTTATATGGAGATTTGGATATTTCCATTGTAGATGAACTTCCGGCTAATCGGCTTCCCATCAAGAATGCTGTTGTATCTACGGATTACAGGGAGAAAGCCTATCGGTTTATAGAAAAAGAAGTGCAGGCCGGGCGGCAGATATATGTCATTTGCCCGATGGTGGAGGAAGGAGAAATAGAAGGCGCAGAAAATGTAATTTCCTATACGGAAAAGCTGAAAAATGTCCTTTCTTCAAACATACAAATAGCCTACCTTCATGGTAAAATGAGACCTGCAGATAAAAATAAAATTATGGAGGCATACGCAGCACATCATATCGATGTACTTGTATCCACCACCGTAATTGAGGTAGGAATTAACGTACCGAATGCGACGGTGATGATGGTGGAGAACGCAGAACGTTTCGGTTTAGCACAGCTTCATCAGTTAAGAGGACGTGTTGGTCGTGGAGAACATCAGTCCTATTGTATCTTTGTAAGCGGTTCGAATAAGAAGCAGACGATGGAACGTTTGGATATTTTAAATCACTCCAACGATGGATTTTTTATTGCGGGAGAAGATTTGAAGCTACGAGGACCAGGCGATTTGTTCGGTATTCGGCAAAGCGGATTGATGGACTTTAAAATAGGAGATATTTATCAAGATTCAGATGTATTAAAGCAAGCCGGAGAATGTGTGGATGAACTTCTTTTGAAAGATGAAATGCTCGATAATCCTATGCATTTACCCCTTAAGCAGTATCTGGAAAAGGTAATAAATTCGGTTGACTTTAGAACAATCTGA
- a CDS encoding DNA gyrase/topoisomerase IV subunit A — MEDSRIIKTEYSEVMQKSYIDYAMSVIIARALPDVRDGLKPVQRRTLYDMYELGMRYDKPYRKSARIVGDTMGKYHPHGDSSIYEALVVMTQDFKKGMPLVDGHGNFGNIEGDGAAAMRYTEARLQKVTQEAFLSDLDKNVVDFVPNFDETEREPSVLPVKIPNLLVNGSEGIAVGMATSIPPHNLGEVIDATRAYMKDENISTRELMRYVKGPDFPTGGIVINKDELLDIYESGSGKIKVRGKIEIEKAKGGKTNLVITEIPYPMIGAGISKFLSDVAGLAETKKTQDIVDISNQSSKEGIRIVIELRKDADIENFKNMLYKKTRLEDTFGVNMLAISKGRPETLGLKQIIKANVDFQFEVAKRKYETLLAKEMERKEIQEGLIKACNVIDLIIEILRGSRDRAMAKACLVSGNVDGIKFKSKESKIMATQLMFSEKQADAILDMRLYRLIGLEIEALMNQHEETMANIYRYEDILERRDSMAQVIMNELGAIKKEYARERRTVVENGAEAVYEEKKVEEMEVMCLMDRFGYLKTIDMPTYERNKEAADAENKYVFSCKNVGRICIFTNKGQLHTIKVQDIPFGKFRDKGIPVDNVSNYSSEKEEILLVTSQTQLNLYRVIFATKMSMLKIVDGGEFDVMKRTVAATKLQDGDEVVSVVIADEQKNIVLQTAGGFFLRFQIDEIPEKKKGAVGVRGMKLSDNDYVEAVYYTNSTSDQTIEYKNKNVELNRLKLGKRDTKGVKIRV; from the coding sequence ATGGAAGACAGTAGAATTATAAAGACCGAATATTCGGAAGTGATGCAGAAATCATATATCGATTATGCGATGAGCGTTATTATTGCGAGAGCGCTTCCTGATGTGCGGGATGGGTTAAAGCCGGTACAGCGTAGAACCCTATACGATATGTATGAATTAGGGATGCGATATGACAAGCCGTATAGAAAGAGCGCACGTATTGTGGGAGATACTATGGGTAAGTATCATCCTCATGGTGACAGTTCAATTTACGAAGCTCTTGTAGTGATGACTCAAGATTTCAAAAAGGGGATGCCTCTAGTAGACGGACATGGTAATTTCGGTAACATTGAGGGTGACGGTGCGGCTGCTATGAGGTATACGGAAGCGAGGCTTCAGAAAGTAACTCAGGAAGCTTTTCTTTCCGATCTCGATAAAAATGTGGTGGACTTTGTTCCTAATTTCGACGAAACGGAGAGGGAACCGTCCGTGCTGCCTGTAAAAATTCCTAATTTGTTAGTGAACGGTTCGGAGGGAATTGCAGTAGGAATGGCTACCAGTATCCCGCCCCATAACTTGGGAGAGGTTATCGATGCCACAAGAGCTTATATGAAGGATGAAAATATAAGCACCAGAGAGTTGATGAGATATGTAAAAGGTCCCGATTTCCCGACAGGCGGCATTGTCATTAACAAGGATGAACTCCTGGATATATATGAAAGTGGGAGCGGTAAGATTAAGGTACGTGGGAAGATAGAGATAGAAAAGGCCAAGGGTGGAAAGACTAACCTGGTTATCACTGAGATTCCTTATCCGATGATAGGTGCCGGCATTTCTAAGTTTCTTTCCGATGTGGCCGGACTTGCAGAAACGAAAAAGACACAGGATATTGTGGATATTTCCAACCAGTCCTCCAAGGAGGGCATCCGTATCGTTATTGAACTTCGAAAGGATGCGGATATCGAGAATTTCAAGAATATGCTCTATAAGAAAACACGCCTGGAAGATACCTTTGGAGTGAACATGCTGGCGATTTCCAAAGGAAGGCCGGAAACGCTCGGTTTAAAGCAGATCATTAAGGCGAATGTAGACTTTCAGTTCGAGGTCGCCAAGAGAAAATATGAGACCCTTCTCGCAAAAGAGATGGAGCGAAAGGAAATACAGGAAGGTCTTATTAAGGCTTGCAACGTAATCGACTTGATTATTGAAATTTTACGGGGAAGTAGGGACCGTGCCATGGCGAAAGCATGCCTTGTGTCCGGGAATGTGGATGGTATCAAATTCAAGTCCAAAGAATCGAAAATCATGGCCACCCAGCTTATGTTCTCAGAAAAACAGGCTGATGCCATTCTCGATATGCGTCTATACCGTCTAATCGGTCTGGAAATCGAAGCCTTAATGAATCAGCATGAAGAGACGATGGCAAATATCTACCGTTATGAGGATATTCTGGAGCGCAGGGACTCCATGGCCCAAGTTATTATGAACGAATTGGGTGCCATCAAGAAAGAATATGCGAGGGAAAGAAGAACTGTAGTAGAAAATGGTGCAGAAGCGGTATATGAAGAGAAGAAAGTAGAAGAGATGGAAGTGATGTGTCTGATGGACCGTTTCGGATACTTAAAAACAATCGATATGCCCACCTATGAACGCAACAAGGAAGCGGCAGATGCAGAAAATAAATATGTATTTTCCTGTAAAAATGTGGGAAGAATATGTATTTTCACGAATAAAGGACAGCTTCATACGATTAAGGTCCAGGATATTCCCTTTGGAAAATTCAGGGATAAAGGAATCCCAGTGGATAATGTGAGCAATTATAGTTCGGAAAAAGAGGAAATCCTCTTAGTAACCAGCCAAACACAGCTTAACTTGTATCGGGTAATATTCGCGACCAAAATGTCTATGTTGAAAATTGTGGACGGCGGAGAATTCGATGTAATGAAAAGAACGGTTGCAGCCACTAAGCTTCAGGACGGTGATGAAGTGGTAAGTGTAGTAATTGCTGATGAGCAAAAAAACATTGTACTGCAGACGGCCGGAGGCTTTTTCCTTCGATTCCAGATCGATGAGATTCCTGAGAAGAAAAAGGGAGCTGTGGGGGTACGCGGAATGAAGCTTAGCGATAATGATTACGTGGAAGCGGTATACTATACAAACAGCACCTCGGATCAGACAATAGAATATAAGAATAAGAATGTTGAGCTAAACCGCTTAAAGCTTGGAAAGCGAGATACGAAAGGGGTTAAGATTCGAGTATAA
- a CDS encoding DNA gyrase/topoisomerase IV subunit B, whose amino-acid sequence MGREGTYDASSITVLEGLEAVRKRPGMYIGSVSTKGLNHLIYEIVDNAVDEHLAGHCDTIRVTLEADGSATIEDNGRGIPVGMHEKGISAERLVFTTLHAGGKFDDSAYKTSGGLHGVGSSVVNALSSYLTVQVKNGGLIYEDRYERGTPTVELIEGLLPVIGKTKETGTKVNFLPDDTIFDRTRFKEDEVKSRLHETAYLNPALTIIYEDKRRAETEAITYREPDGIIGFIRDMNKAKESIHDVIYFKGESEGISVEVAFQYVNEFHENVLGFCNNIYNAEGGTHLTGFKTMFTNTINTYARELNILKEKDVNFTGADVRNGMTAVVSIKHPDPRFEGQTKTKLDNQDAAKIVSKVTGDEVIRYFDRNLETLKSIIGCAEKAAKIRKSEEKAKTNMLAKQRFSFDSNGKLANCESRDPSVCEIFIVEGDSAGGSAKTARNRAFQAILPIRGKILNVEKASIDKVLANAEIKTMINAFGCGFSEGYGNDFDISKLRYDKIIIMADADVDGAHISTLLLTLFYRFMPELIFEGHVYLAMPPLYKAMPSKGKEEYLYDDKALERYRKRHKGPFTLQRYKGLGEMDADQLWETTLDPASRLLKQVEIEDARMASEVTEMLMGTEVPPRKTFIYEHAADAELDI is encoded by the coding sequence ATGGGAAGAGAGGGTACCTATGATGCATCGAGCATCACCGTATTAGAAGGTTTGGAAGCGGTCAGGAAGAGACCGGGTATGTATATAGGAAGTGTTTCGACGAAGGGGTTGAATCACTTAATCTACGAGATTGTCGATAATGCAGTGGACGAGCATCTGGCTGGGCACTGTGACACGATAAGAGTAACATTGGAGGCGGATGGTTCCGCGACGATTGAAGATAATGGACGCGGTATCCCGGTAGGAATGCATGAAAAAGGAATCAGTGCGGAACGTCTCGTTTTTACTACGCTCCACGCAGGCGGTAAATTCGATGATTCTGCCTACAAAACGAGCGGAGGCCTTCACGGTGTAGGTTCTTCCGTTGTCAATGCGTTGTCATCCTATTTAACAGTTCAAGTTAAAAACGGCGGTTTAATCTATGAAGATAGATATGAGAGAGGAACCCCGACTGTCGAACTGATAGAAGGGCTGTTGCCGGTCATTGGGAAGACAAAAGAAACGGGAACGAAGGTTAATTTTCTTCCGGATGATACTATCTTTGACAGGACAAGGTTCAAAGAGGATGAGGTGAAGAGCCGCCTCCACGAAACTGCCTATTTGAATCCGGCTCTGACCATCATTTACGAGGATAAAAGAAGAGCGGAGACAGAGGCGATAACATATCGCGAGCCGGATGGAATTATCGGTTTCATCCGTGATATGAATAAGGCGAAGGAAAGCATTCATGATGTTATTTACTTCAAAGGTGAAAGCGAAGGAATCTCAGTAGAGGTAGCCTTTCAGTATGTAAATGAATTTCATGAAAATGTACTCGGTTTCTGCAACAATATATACAATGCGGAAGGCGGCACTCATTTGACCGGCTTCAAAACCATGTTTACAAATACTATCAATACTTATGCGCGGGAACTCAACATTTTAAAGGAAAAAGATGTAAACTTCACCGGAGCGGACGTCCGTAACGGAATGACTGCCGTTGTCTCCATTAAACATCCGGATCCAAGGTTCGAAGGGCAGACGAAGACGAAGCTGGATAACCAAGATGCTGCCAAGATTGTAAGCAAGGTGACCGGAGATGAAGTCATCCGTTATTTCGACCGTAACCTGGAAACTTTGAAAAGTATTATCGGATGTGCGGAAAAAGCAGCCAAAATCAGAAAATCGGAAGAAAAAGCGAAGACAAATATGCTGGCAAAACAGAGATTCTCCTTCGATTCCAATGGTAAGCTGGCAAACTGTGAATCCAGGGATCCTTCTGTGTGCGAAATCTTTATCGTAGAAGGAGATTCCGCGGGGGGAAGTGCAAAAACAGCAAGGAACCGTGCATTTCAAGCGATTCTGCCTATCCGGGGAAAGATTCTCAACGTGGAAAAAGCGAGCATAGATAAGGTACTTGCCAACGCGGAAATTAAGACGATGATCAACGCTTTCGGGTGTGGTTTCTCGGAAGGATATGGTAATGATTTCGATATTTCCAAGCTCCGCTATGATAAGATTATCATTATGGCCGATGCGGATGTGGACGGCGCACATATTTCTACTTTGCTTTTGACCTTATTTTATCGATTTATGCCGGAGCTTATCTTCGAAGGGCATGTGTATCTGGCTATGCCTCCCCTTTATAAAGCGATGCCTTCCAAAGGGAAGGAAGAATATCTCTATGATGATAAGGCGTTGGAAAGATACAGGAAAAGACATAAGGGGCCTTTTACCTTGCAAAGGTATAAAGGACTTGGTGAAATGGATGCGGATCAGCTATGGGAGACAACGCTCGATCCGGCAAGCCGTCTGTTAAAGCAGGTGGAAATTGAAGATGCCAGAATGGCTTCTGAGGTAACAGAGATGTTAATGGGCACAGAGGTGCCTCCAAGAAAGACATTTATTTACGAGCATGCGGCAGATGCCGAGCTTGATATTTAG
- a CDS encoding vacuolar family H+-ATPase subunit H, translated as MSSRIEQLIDEIEEYIDSCKYQPLSNTKIIVNKEEIDELLRELRMKTPDEIKRYQKIISNKEAILNDARAKAEALINEATLHTNELINEHEIMQQAYSQANEVVTLASHQAQGILDNATIEANNIKTAVMQYADDMLANMENLIAQTANMTTAHYESFVNNLNSYSEIVRANRAELNPQEEDFLDEGNGTGEEPLNLDLL; from the coding sequence ATGAGCAGTAGAATCGAACAATTAATAGATGAGATAGAGGAATATATTGACAGTTGTAAATATCAGCCTTTATCTAATACAAAGATAATTGTAAATAAAGAAGAAATTGACGAATTGCTCAGAGAGCTTCGCATGAAGACACCTGATGAAATAAAGCGTTACCAGAAGATTATCAGCAATAAGGAAGCCATTTTAAATGATGCCCGAGCTAAGGCGGAAGCTCTTATCAATGAAGCAACGCTTCATACGAATGAGTTGATTAATGAGCACGAGATTATGCAACAGGCATACAGCCAGGCGAATGAGGTGGTGACCCTCGCTTCCCATCAGGCACAGGGGATTCTGGATAATGCTACGATAGAAGCTAACAATATTAAGACTGCGGTAATGCAATATGCGGATGATATGCTCGCCAATATGGAGAATCTGATTGCTCAGACAGCCAATATGACCACAGCGCATTATGAAAGCTTTGTAAATAATTTGAATAGCTATTCCGAGATTGTAAGGGCTAACCGGGCGGAGTTGAATCCTCAGGAGGAAGATTTCTTAGATGAGGGGAATGGTACCGGCGAGGAACCGTTGAATCTGGATTTATTGTAA
- a CDS encoding N-acetylmuramoyl-L-alanine amidase family protein codes for MNKVMVYFWAGVFFFLCQVLPARGSELVHGSEPVVVVLDPGHGGENLGAEYGKYTEKYMTMIVAKAMKEELEKYEGITVYLTRENDEDMTLEERVLFAKSVNADFLFCLHFNMSVKHDLFGAEVWVSAFDKEYQRGYTFASVEMDMLTDLGLYSRGIKTKLNDRGTDYYGILRHATANDLTAVLIEHCHLDQENDEEFYTSPESLKQFGILDATAVAKYYGLQSKQLGVDYSYYQNVEIPLPSTAVTPDDTAPDICIIDVKDVKEDTGSVTVEVSAQDYDSYMLYYSYSYDGGVTFSDLQRWSPRDEDTIRFTFQVPSGTVPEIVVRAYNGFDGFTESNHIHLPSIRYGIDEEEAVEASNIIAAGENEQTNGSVKEDASDLISQNKEKQEQRKEITVLYFFQVSLICVAILFVLFAIVILLSAIRSKKKRRRRK; via the coding sequence ATGAATAAAGTAATGGTTTATTTTTGGGCAGGGGTTTTCTTCTTCCTATGTCAGGTACTTCCGGCTCGCGGTAGCGAGCTTGTTCACGGTAGTGAACCTGTTGTTGTAGTGTTAGATCCAGGGCACGGAGGTGAGAATCTCGGTGCTGAATATGGAAAATATACGGAAAAATATATGACAATGATAGTGGCGAAAGCCATGAAGGAAGAGTTGGAAAAATACGAAGGAATTACTGTATATTTAACGAGAGAAAATGATGAGGATATGACACTGGAAGAAAGAGTGCTATTTGCCAAATCTGTGAATGCAGACTTTTTGTTCTGCCTTCATTTCAACATGTCTGTTAAACATGATTTGTTCGGTGCAGAGGTATGGGTGTCCGCTTTTGATAAGGAATACCAAAGAGGATACACTTTTGCAAGTGTCGAAATGGACATGCTGACAGATCTGGGCTTATATTCCCGAGGGATTAAGACGAAGTTAAACGATCGGGGAACAGACTATTATGGCATTCTCCGCCATGCTACTGCTAACGATTTAACCGCTGTATTAATCGAGCATTGTCATCTGGATCAGGAAAATGATGAGGAATTCTATACCTCCCCGGAAAGTTTAAAGCAGTTCGGTATCTTGGACGCTACGGCTGTGGCGAAATACTATGGATTGCAGTCGAAACAGCTCGGTGTTGACTATAGCTATTATCAAAATGTAGAGATTCCACTGCCATCTACTGCTGTAACGCCTGACGATACGGCACCTGATATTTGTATTATTGATGTGAAAGATGTAAAAGAAGATACCGGAAGTGTAACCGTAGAGGTATCCGCCCAGGATTATGACAGTTATATGTTGTATTACTCCTATAGCTACGATGGAGGCGTGACTTTTTCTGATTTGCAAAGATGGTCTCCGAGAGATGAAGACACCATCCGATTTACATTTCAAGTGCCTTCTGGTACGGTTCCGGAGATTGTTGTAAGAGCCTATAACGGATTTGATGGTTTTACCGAAAGCAACCATATTCATTTACCGTCTATCCGTTATGGGATAGATGAGGAGGAAGCCGTAGAAGCGAGCAATATTATAGCGGCCGGAGAAAATGAGCAGACAAACGGGTCAGTCAAAGAGGATGCGAGTGACCTAATAAGTCAAAACAAGGAAAAGCAGGAACAACGGAAAGAAATCACAGTCTTATATTTCTTCCAGGTATCCCTTATTTGTGTCGCTATTTTATTCGTACTATTTGCTATAGTGATTCTTTTGTCCGCTATCCGCTCAAAGAAGAAACGAAGACGGAGAAAATA